From a single Theropithecus gelada isolate Dixy chromosome 10, Tgel_1.0, whole genome shotgun sequence genomic region:
- the C10H22orf34 gene encoding LOW QUALITY PROTEIN: putative uncharacterized protein C22orf34 homolog (The sequence of the model RefSeq protein was modified relative to this genomic sequence to represent the inferred CDS: inserted 1 base in 1 codon; substituted 1 base at 1 genomic stop codon) yields the protein MYILEQSLWMEPPARTVGRRVDPPCMEHGSAAPSITVPPPKGQQPRASLCLPSKASSPEHHXCLPAKASSPEHHCASLQRSAAPSITVPPPKGSPQMSLSSTAPGSNTDVGGVSVVEWLGGQPWGEGQDGAQQRPHLPGGGSGAGAAPQRSPKSRALMLCSCLGVQGPWVTGRSVSRSRWPIQGLLDLQRPDSGTNXGRTRPLCTPHDLCGGRPLPSTWGVTRHSILCLSVSLSLCLSLSH from the exons ATGTACATTTTGGAGCAGAGCCTGTGGATGGAGCCCCCTGCACGGACCGTGGGCCGCCGGGTGGATCCCCCCTGCATGGAGCATGG GTCAGCAGCCCCGAGCATCACCGTGCCTCCCCCCAAAGGCCAGCAGCCCCGAGCATCACTGTGCCTCCCCTCAAAGGCCAGCAGCCCCGAGCATC CGTGCCTCCCCGCAAAGGCCAGCAGCCCCGAGCATCACTGTGCCTCCCTACAAAGGTCAGCAGCCCCAAGCATCACTGTGCCTCCCCCAAAA GGGTCACCGCAGATGTCCCTGAGCTCCACAGCACCTGGGTCCAATACAGACGTGGGAGGTGTGTCTGTCGTGGAGTGGTTGGGGGGGCAGCCGTGGGGAGAAGGCCAGGATGGGGCACAGCAGAGGCCTCACCTGCCCGGTGGGggctctggggctggggcagcTCCTCAGAGATCGCCCAAGTCCAGAGCTCTCATGCTATGCAGCTGTCTCGGGGTGCAGGGCCCCTGGGTTACTGGCAGGTCCGTCAGCCGCAGCCGCTGGCCCATCCAGGGCCTGTTGGATTTGCAGAGGCCAGACTCGGGAACCAACTAGGGGAGAACCAGGCCCCTCTGCACCCCTCACGACTTGTGTGGGGGCCGGCCTCTGCCGTCCACCTGGGGCGTGACAAGGCATTcaattctctgtctctctgtgtcactgtctctgtgtctgtctttatcTCAC